The Leopardus geoffroyi isolate Oge1 chromosome C1, O.geoffroyi_Oge1_pat1.0, whole genome shotgun sequence sequence TCTtcattcccccacccctctgcttcTAGAGAATGCTAgaatgctgtttttttaaaagcactttagttattttgagagagacagagagagtgcatgcatgcacacacgtgtgtggaggaagggcagagagagagggagagagagaaagaatcccaagcaggttccatgctgtcactgcagagcccgatatggggttcgatcccacaaaccgtgagatcatgacctgagctgaaatacgagtcagatgttcaactgactgagccgcccaggcgccctgagaatgcTGGAAtgctatgggggggggggggggggcccagtgCTGTCAGACTGGTGGGGCATACCCTTGGTTGTTCATCTTCTATCCGTTCTAGAGAGATTGGCAAAAAGCAAGGGGGTAACAGTTAATTTCCATGGGTTCAGCGCCCCAATAGATGTATGCACAGGGTGCTATGGGAACACAAAAGGAGGCCCACCCCAGCCTtgcctgggtgggggctgggagagctCCCTGGAAGAGGCAAGGTCTGAGCCGAGTTAAATTGACATAGAGGAAGAAGGAGACTGGAAGGCATTGCAGGTAGGGGGCCTGCAGGGCAAAGCAGAGGTTCTCTGTCCTTGTTTGTGAAACTCCCGGCCCTTGAGCCTAATTGACTTTCACACCGACCTTTTATTTGCTCAAGCTTTcgtattaaaaatacatctaaacAGGCACACGCAGgtagacatacacacatacacataaatatgtgtGATTTCGGGTGTGTTTAAGTTTTATGCGAGGCACTAGCTAGAtgttagagagacagagccaaaGAAATACAATCCCTGCCTCTCAGGAACCCCCTGTCAGTGGGAAAGACAGGCAAAAATCAAACGTTGCAAATGACACAGGTGCCACAGTGGGGTGTGGCCAGAGGCCACGGGTGCCCAGACCCGAGAAGCCACCTGTGAGGCAGGACAAGAGCAGACTCACAGAGGCAGTGGCAGAGTGGACCGGGTTTTGAAAGCTGGGTTTTCCAGATGAAGAGCGgagaaagggcattccaggcacagGCAGGTGCAACGGCATTGAATTGTGCTccagggctgctgggaggtggggaggactgAGAGGGAAAAGGCACGGAGTTGGGACTTCTCTTGAAGGTGAAGGGCAGTGACTGCAGTTAGGAAGACCACCCTGGCGGCGGGGAGTACCTGGAGATCAGAAGGTCTCAGGGGATGGTGGCAGCGGCCCCTCCTCTACCAGACTCagcctgctgtgtccccaggtcCTGCACTACGTGGAGAAACCCAGCACTTTTGTTAGTGACATCATCAACTGCGGCATCTACCTCTTTTCCCCCGAAGCCCTGAAGCCCCTTCGGGACGTCTTCCAGCGTAACCAGCAGGATGGGCAACTGTGAGGCGGGCCCCATGGCCCTGTAACCCAAGTACCACTCCGTCCCAGACCACCCGtaaccccccccaaccccccaccccagtctctgcaGGCTGCATCTCTACCCGctcaccttcctccttccttttcctctcctcttgtcATCCCCAGCTGAGCCTTCCCAGTCCCTCCCCTTCTAACCTCATTCTGTCCCTCTTCCTTATCCATCCCGGTTCCTCCTCTGTCACTGCCTGCCCACTCCCCTTCTGGTCCATTTCTCTCAAGCCCTAAGTGTCCCAGAGATGTCTTTCAGAACAGAAGGCAACACACACACTTGGGCGCACACACGCTTGGGTGTAGagacatgcagagagagagagagagacacacacacacacacactcacactcacactgtCAGGCTGACGCTCCCCTCAGAGCATAGTGCCCAGAGTCCTGCTGAGCACAGTCCCCTCCCCAGGTCATCCTTGGAGGCCCCGGACGtgtttcccccacccccgtggGTCCTGCccttcaccccctcctccccactggctCCCCATCTCATgcctcactctctcactctcatccatctctgcttctctctccatctctcctggCCTCTGTCTGTTTCTGCTGAGCTGGCATCTctaccatctctctctccccctctctttctgtgactGTCTCTGCCCTCACCAGCTGTCTTCCTCTGGGGTGAGTGTCTGTGTTTCCTTCCATCCTGTGAGAGGGAGGGTAGCCGGAGGTGGGATTGGGAGGAGTGGATGGGAGGAGAATAGGAAAATGGGGGGAAGGTATGTCTGGGTCAACTTCTTGGACAGGAGGCAGAGATGGGGTGTGGGTCCATGCCTGGGGATCCCCCGGGATAGCACCCCAGCTAGGGGTGGAGGGTGATGTGGGTAAGGGCAGTGGGAGAATCTCCAGGGACATAAGCCTCCCCTTGGAGAGGATCTGACCAGACCTGGAGAGGGGGTGGGATTCCCTCAGATTCCTATCCTCTGAGAGACTGTGTGGGTCTCCCAGGCCAGCTCAGCCGGGGCACTGATGCCCACGTCTTCTCCTCTCTGCCAGGGAGGACTCTTCAGGCCTATGGCCAGGGGCAGGCACCATCCGCTTGGAACAGGATgtgttctcagccctggctggaCAGGGCCAGATCTATGTACACCTCACTGATGGTATCTGGAGCCAGATCAAGTCTGCAGGGTACGTATGCCTCTGGGAGGtgagcggggcacctgggggttGAGACTTTCAGGTGGTCGGCCCCTGCTGGCCCCTGAACCCCTGTTCCACTTTGTGGCCCCTCCAGCTCAGCCCTCTATGCCTCCCGCCTCTACCTGGGCCAGTACCAGCTCACTCACCCAGAACGCCTGGCCAAGCACACCCCAGGGGGTCCACGAATCCGAGGTACCCGCCCTGCCCCTTTCCTAatctttgccccccaccccagcctcctgtACCCTCTGAGCCATGACTCCCAACCTCAGATTCAGAGGTGAAGACTCAATCCCTGCCCTCCCTGAACCAGATATGGTTTAGGGTATTTGCCCCCAggtcttctcttctgcttctaggAAACGTTTACATCCACCCAACGGCCAAGGTGGCCCCGTCGGCTGTGGTAAGCGGTGGGCCAGGCTGTCCGGATGGGTGGGGCAGTGCAGATAACTCCTGAGCTCAGagtgctgggctctgtgtggtCAGCCCATTGTGTGGCCACAAGCAGGTCCCTTCCCTATATCTGTTCTATGAAGGGTTTGGATTTGGGTTTCTCCAAGGCCCTCCAGAGGTCATAGTATGTGTTCCTCTCCACAGCTGGGCCCCAATGTCTCCATTGGGGAGGGGGTGACCGTGGGCGAGGGTGTGCGGCTCCGAGAGAGCATTGTCCTCCATGGAGCCACGCTGCAGGTAGGTGCCCAGGCACATGCGGCAGGGCATGGGACCccgaggctggaggggaggggtgaacCCCGTGGGCTCTGCATCTGGCACCTTCTACTCCCTCACTTCACACTGTCGTGTTTGGCAGGAACACACGTGTGTTCTGCACACCATTGTGGGCTGGGGGAGCACTGTGGGGCGCTGGGCCCGTGTGGAGGGTACCCCCAATGACCCCAATCCCAACGACCCGCGAGCACACATGGACAGTGAGAGCCTCTTCAAGGATGGGAAGCTGCTGCCTGCCATCACCATCCTAGGTATGGCTTCCTAGGGGACAGACGGATGTGGAAAACCTCCACAGGTGATGGCTTTGCCCTGTGGGGAGCATGCGTGCacgtgtttgtgtgcgtgtgtgtgtgtttgcgtgcaCACATACACGTGCGTGTTTACTCCCTTAGCAAACATTTACCAagtgcttgctgtgtgccaggccctgattTGAGTCACTGGGGGCAAGAGGCCAGGGCACAGATGGGCAGGGAGGGATCCCTCCCGGATGGCAGTGGCCCCAGCTCCTGGCCTCTGGTCTCCCCTCTCCATGGCTTCCTCCTGGTGCCCTTGTCCCCCCTGCAGGCTGCCGCGTCAGGATCCCTGCTGAGGTGCTCATCCTGAACTCGATTGTTCTGCCACACAAGGAGCTGAGCCGCAGCTTTACCAACCAGATCATCCTCTGAGGGGGGACTGCCAGAAGGCACCCCTCCaactcctgcccacccccctcgaGGCTGCTGCCTGCATGGCCAGCCTCTGTCCAAAAAGACCGGAGGAAGCCAGGCAGGATCTTCACATGTCCGGGAGCAACGTGGGTGGCCGGGTGGCTGGGGAGACTCCAGGCCTCCCTCTCCGCTCCCTAATAAACCCCCGTGAACCTTGGAGCCAGCACGGACTCCCGTTTgtgcctgggctgggggtgggggtggaaggggggCAGCTGAGTCAGGCCCCCCCACATTAGCATTTAAATTGGAGTCATCGCTGCCGGCTCATGAATAATGAATCTGGAGCCCTGGTAAATCTCCCCCTCCCAGTGTCTTTAGCCTCTCTCGCTGCTAGGGAGGAAGGCCCCCAAGGCTCCCAGCCTGCCTGGCCCCtgccttcacccccaccccagcatggCCAGCTTGCCAGCCTTCCTGTTCCTCTTCGTTGGCCCTGGCTCAGGCTCTGAGTGTAAGGATTCTGAAGGGAAGGGTGAAGGATTTCGGTGGGGCCGTGGGCTCACAGACTGAGAGCCACAGGCCTGAGATTGGATCAGCCGGTGGTTGCTTTCCTCAGTTTCTGCCCAGCCCGGCCCCAGCCTGTTTTCTGCTTTGCCAGCTCCATCTGTTCCTCGCCTGGCTTTTGGCTGGGTGGGGGTTTCTCCCCTCCCGAGGCCTGGTTGGTGTCTGTCTTCTACTCCCCTGGCAGGCGGGACAGACCTAACTAAGCTGGTACCTGCAGCACAGTGGGGCCCCTGGTgctgggagaggaggggcccTGGCCACTTCCCACCACCAACTTTGCCCTTTGGGAGGTCTTAGTCCTCTCCACATTCCTGAAGCCCCAGAGAAACCCAACCATCTATCATGTTTGCCCGTGACCCCCATGTGCCCCTCTTGGTGcccccccctttccccagctGTGGGTGCGGAGCTTAGTTGCCAGATGAGCTGGTAATGATCGTAATCTGCTAATTGAGAGGAATCTAATTACCCAAAGAGAATGGGGGGGCAGGgcgtgggtgggagggaggagggggtcctGGCAGCAGGCAGGGGTGGCAGGCGGCGGGGTGCCGGGGCCTTGTTATCAGCACCAGGGTCTGGGACAGAGCCCAGGATTTCAGAGCTTCAGAGCTAAGCAGTGAGGAAGATGTGCTTTCTCTGGAGCCGGGCTGAGGGTAATGTGGGAATTGGGCTAGATGTGACCTCCCAGCCCCCTCAGGCCCTGCAGGCTGTATGGGAGTGTGTGTGAAAGGAGCCGGGTTTTAGCAGTCCCGACCTACGACCTGCCTTGACTCAGCCTCTTTCCCATTTCctgtccctgcctccagcccagaCCTTCCATTATCAGCATGGGGTTGGAGGGAACAGCAGATGCTTACTCTGGGCCTGGGGTCAACTCCCTGAGGAGGGAGCTGGGAGAGAGATGGGCTATGGGGCCAGAGACTgggtcccttccctgccctccccccagtccTGACCCTTCTGTTCCAAGTGGTTGGCAGAGGCCATGGCAGCTCCATCATAAATatgataatttaattattttctcagcAAAACACCGTGAAATCCAATAAGTCTGTGTCAGGCCCTGGCCCCCGGGACCCCCCTCCTAggcccagtgggggtggggagaggcactGGAAGGGGAAAGGGTCAGTGTTTGAAGCGGGGGGTGGCCAGTGTAGCGGAGATCCTTGTAACATGCCCCCTCCCACCAGGCTGCCCTAGTCACTGCTGCGTGTGTGCTCAGGCAGAGGTGGGGGTCCAGGAAGGAGCTGTGAtgccctccactcccctccaGCCCTTGTCCGCCCCAGGAGGGACTCAGCACCCAGTCTGCCTCTGAGGGCACAGCTCAGGGCCCAGGATGTGGGAGCCCCCTTCTCCACCACCTCTAGGTCTTCATTGGCCCTGTAGGAGTAGGAGGGTGCTGGCCCCCAAAGGGtttgagaagggagaagggagggagctggggtgggaagtgggggtgAGCGGGGGAAGGGATGCGGGGGAGGGGTGCGCTCCTGCCATTAGTGCTTTTTTAGGTTTCCATAAAAAGATGATTCTGTAAAATCCACGAGGGGGAGcaagctgggggctggggaggggggcaggtccCTGGCACCGAGCTGGATGGGGCGATGGGAGGAGAGCTGGGGACCGACCGGGACCGAGCTTGGACAGAAATTTGGATGGGCTTCAGGAGCCAGCGAGGGGGAGAGGCCGAGCCAAGAACACAGACTGGGGGGAGGTtggccggggtggggtgggggcagggccctCATCTCCCTCCTGTCCCTTTGGCGGGGCTGACCAGGGCCCAgtcccacccccatctccatcccctccccctggCGCTGAGCAGCCATTATCGGGGGAGCAGattgcagccccctccccctctccggGAAGCAGGCACAGCTGGGGCCCCGCCACATCTGCCGCATCAGCACGGAGCACAGCTGGGTGTGCCCAGAGCTGCGCTCCCCAAAACACAAAGGGGAGGGCGGGGGCCAAGGAGAGCCCAGACCCCTGAGACAGACACACTGACACTTCTGCCAACAGACACACACTCCTCGAGGCGAAGCTACACCCACCACCACACACGCTCCCTCCTGTGCAGACAGGAGAACTGACAAACACGCAATTACTCTGCCCCGCCTGCcacccccgctcccctccccccgccccttcttcctcctccccttccttccctccaggcTCCCCCTTCCGCCGCCTCGGCCACCTCGGCTCCTCTGGAGGGAGCAGGGGCCTCACCCTGCCTGAGCACACCTTTCTGGGAGGCACGGAGAACCGGAGGGCAGGAGGTGGTAAGGGGCCGCCCGGTCTGAGCAGGAGCCTGGGCAAGCCACGGCCCACCCTCCGGGCCCATACTCCTCCCTACAAAGAAGTGCCCCTTGAGACATTAGTTCTTGCCACCCTGGGCGTGATGGGGCTGGCGCTCCATCCCGGGGCGGGTGGGCTGAGCACCCTTGACTGTTGCTCCCCGTGGCAGAGTTCCATTGGTCACCTCAAGGAGGCGCTGCGTTGCCCTGGGTTCTCCAGCCAGGAGCTCAGAGGCTCCCAGGGCCGGCACCTGCCATTCCCACCCAATCTACCCTGCTCACCCCTGCTTAGCTCTGCCACCCTTGGTACTCGCGGGGTATGGGGCCTCGCCAACAGTGGCAGAGTCCCCATGCCCAGAAGAGATGATCAGGaactccttctttcctctctgccagGCAGTAGTCATCTCCCGGCCCCTGATTTAATCTTGCGCCCTTCACAGCCCTTGTTTCTCCTGCTCATCTCCTTGGCCCTGATGTCCTGCCCTCAGCCCTTTCCTTCGTACCCCTCACCCCACGCCCCCCCCTCACCCCGCGTCCTGCGtcgcgcccccgcccctgcccctcagaGCTTTAATCCCTCCTGCTGCTGTGCCGCCTTATCTGCTCCCAGCAGCTTTCGCTGCTGCAaagccctctccccctccttctctggatcttctccccctccttccctggctccctcttctctctgaccagcacccccactcccagccggTCTCTCAGGCCTCCATGACGGCTCCTGGCTGACCCCAAATTTGCCCTCCAGTGCCCCTTGCCCTCTCTCCAGCCTCAGTTCAGAGGTTGCCTCATGCCCACCCACTCCCACACTGGTCTCTTCCTACCCCGCCCTGCCCCCTCAGGCCCCGCAGACTTGGTCAGTTTCTGACTAGCCaagatttttcatctttcttcttccctacTCTCCCTTTCCTGGTCCTCTCTTCAGTTCCTCCGGTTGCCTGCCCCTCGATCTTGGACCTGGTGTCCTTCGGCCCCGGTGATCCATTGCCTTGGCTTGGCCATCCTCAAAAGGGGATGGGGGGCGGTGTTGGTGTGAGCCACAGGAGAGGGATCAGGCTGGGTTGGCCCTAGGACAGGGAAGGGGGTGCAGAATGCTGgcgggcagtgggggcagggcctgGCGGTGGGACGCTAACCCTCTTCAGTCGCCTCAGATCACGTccgggcctccccaccccccttcactgGAACTCTCATTAACCGCTTCTCCTGCCTCGTCCGCGGCATAAATAACCCAGATAAATCAGCCGCcgtccgccccccgcccctcggCCCCCGCACAGCCCGTTTGTCACCGCTGCTCGCTCACCAGCCAGGCCTGGCCCAGTCCCGGCCTCCACCCCCCCATCCTTGTCCCTTCCCACCCACATCTGTCCCACACTAGCTCATCCCTTGGTCCGCACCAGAGCCAGGCCTGGGACAGGTGTCTGGGCTCGGAAGGATGGCAAGGTGTCcactgggaggagggggaggctggggactCTCTCTAGGAGAGAGTTTGGGGGTCATGTCATTTATGTGTGGGCCACCCAGGAAGGGAGTCTGAGGCTGACACAAAGGTGAGAAGGGGCAGATGCAActcagcatgggggggggggtgtccctcTGCTGGGAAAAGAGGTGAAGTCCCAAAAGCCTGGGTATAGGAAGGACCTTGGAGGATCCCTTAGGAGCCCCCAAGCTGGATCATGAGAGGTGTCTGGATCTGCCTTTGAGGCATTTTGCCCAAATAAAACCTGCACCTTCTCAGGTGCTCTGTAAGaaccctctgccctccctgtcatctccctcaccctctgtccCCCATTCCCATGCCCTGCCTTATCTGACTGTACAGATGccactctaatctctgcctctcAGTCTACACACTGCCATCAGGAAACCTAGTTCACCCTCTGGGGGATGGAGATGGGTGGAGATTGGACTAGGAACAAATCTGGGAAATGGGGACAACTGGAGAGCAGAGGAAATCTGGCTCTGAAGCCCCCTTACCCCTGTGCCCCACACCGACTCGGGAACCAGGTCCCCGACagaccctctccctctgctcacacCCAGCTCAGGTCCTGGCCAACCACACTTTGGCCCTGATGCTCACTGCAGGGGGCAGG is a genomic window containing:
- the GMPPA gene encoding mannose-1-phosphate guanyltransferase alpha isoform X1 — protein: MLKAVILIGGPQKGTRFRPLSFEVPKPLFPVAGVPMIQHHIEACAQVPGMQEILLIGFYQPDEPLTRFLEAAQQEFNLPVRYLQEFAPLGTGGGLYHFRDQILAGGPEAFFVLNADVCSDFPLSAMLDAYRHQPHPFLLLGTTANRTQSLNYGCIVENPQTHEVLHYVEKPSTFVSDIINCGIYLFSPEALKPLRDVFQRNQQDGQLCLPLGEDSSGLWPGAGTIRLEQDVFSALAGQGQIYVHLTDGIWSQIKSAGSALYASRLYLGQYQLTHPERLAKHTPGGPRIRGNVYIHPTAKVAPSAVLGPNVSIGEGVTVGEGVRLRESIVLHGATLQEHTCVLHTIVGWGSTVGRWARVEGTPNDPNPNDPRAHMDSESLFKDGKLLPAITILGCRVRIPAEVLILNSIVLPHKELSRSFTNQIIL
- the GMPPA gene encoding mannose-1-phosphate guanyltransferase alpha isoform X3; this encodes MQEILLIGFYQPDEPLTRFLEAAQQEFNLPVRYLQEFAPLGTGGGLYHFRDQILAGGPEAFFVLNADVCSDFPLSAMLDAYRHQPHPFLLLGTTANRTQSLNYGCIVENPQTHEVLHYVEKPSTFVSDIINCGIYLFSPEALKPLRDVFQRNQQDGQLCLPLGEDSSGLWPGAGTIRLEQDVFSALAGQGQIYVHLTDGIWSQIKSAGSALYASRLYLGQYQLTHPERLAKHTPGGPRIRGNVYIHPTAKVAPSAVLGPNVSIGEGVTVGEGVRLRESIVLHGATLQEHTCVLHTIVGWGSTVGRWARVEGTPNDPNPNDPRAHMDSESLFKDGKLLPAITILGCRVRIPAEVLILNSIVLPHKELSRSFTNQIIL
- the GMPPA gene encoding mannose-1-phosphate guanyltransferase alpha isoform X4, whose amino-acid sequence is MQEILLIGFYQPDEPLTRFLEAAQQEFNLPVRYLQEFAPLGTGGGLYHFRDQILAGGPEAFFVLNADVCSDFPLSAMLDAYRHQPHPFLLLGTTANRTQSLNYGCIVENPQTHEVLHYVEKPSTFVSDIINCGIYLFSPEALKPLRDVFQRNQQDGQLEDSSGLWPGAGTIRLEQDVFSALAGQGQIYVHLTDGIWSQIKSAGSALYASRLYLGQYQLTHPERLAKHTPGGPRIRGNVYIHPTAKVAPSAVLGPNVSIGEGVTVGEGVRLRESIVLHGATLQEHTCVLHTIVGWGSTVGRWARVEGTPNDPNPNDPRAHMDSESLFKDGKLLPAITILGCRVRIPAEVLILNSIVLPHKELSRSFTNQIIL
- the GMPPA gene encoding mannose-1-phosphate guanyltransferase alpha isoform X2; this translates as MLKAVILIGGPQKGTRFRPLSFEVPKPLFPVAGVPMIQHHIEACAQVPGMQEILLIGFYQPDEPLTRFLEAAQQEFNLPVRYLQEFAPLGTGGGLYHFRDQILAGGPEAFFVLNADVCSDFPLSAMLDAYRHQPHPFLLLGTTANRTQSLNYGCIVENPQTHEVLHYVEKPSTFVSDIINCGIYLFSPEALKPLRDVFQRNQQDGQLEDSSGLWPGAGTIRLEQDVFSALAGQGQIYVHLTDGIWSQIKSAGSALYASRLYLGQYQLTHPERLAKHTPGGPRIRGNVYIHPTAKVAPSAVLGPNVSIGEGVTVGEGVRLRESIVLHGATLQEHTCVLHTIVGWGSTVGRWARVEGTPNDPNPNDPRAHMDSESLFKDGKLLPAITILGCRVRIPAEVLILNSIVLPHKELSRSFTNQIIL